In a genomic window of Amycolatopsis japonica:
- a CDS encoding LysE family translocator, with translation MISGATALSFVLICLLGAMAPGPDFLVVTRSAILGGRKAGISAGLGIALGVFVWVVAIALGVAAILTASAIAFTVVKLIGAAYLIFLGVKAWLAVRRGDYSELKDKVAPVIAPKEAFRQGLLTNLLNPKVAMFFLALIPQFLPHSASTAQTLQLAVLATTVAVVWTFVLATLVGSLRRFFSSGRVRRMMDAVMGTFLVGLGIRVAVQN, from the coding sequence ATGATTTCCGGGGCCACCGCACTCTCGTTCGTCTTGATCTGCCTGCTCGGGGCGATGGCGCCGGGCCCGGATTTCCTGGTGGTGACCCGCAGCGCGATCCTCGGCGGGCGCAAGGCCGGCATCTCCGCCGGACTCGGCATCGCGCTCGGCGTCTTCGTCTGGGTGGTCGCGATCGCGCTCGGGGTCGCGGCGATCCTCACCGCTTCGGCGATCGCGTTCACCGTGGTGAAACTGATCGGCGCCGCGTATCTGATCTTTCTCGGCGTCAAGGCGTGGCTGGCGGTGCGCCGCGGCGACTACAGCGAACTCAAGGACAAGGTCGCACCGGTCATCGCGCCCAAGGAGGCGTTCCGGCAGGGACTGCTCACCAACCTGCTCAACCCGAAGGTCGCGATGTTCTTCCTCGCGCTCATCCCCCAGTTCCTCCCGCATTCGGCCTCGACCGCGCAGACCCTGCAGCTCGCCGTGCTGGCCACCACCGTGGCCGTCGTCTGGACGTTCGTCCTCGCGACGCTGGTCGGTTCGCTGCGGCGATTCTTCAGCTCCGGCCGCGTCCGGCGCATGATGGACGCGGTGATGGGCACCTTCCTGGTCGGACTCGGCATCCGGGTCGCGGTCCAGAACTGA
- a CDS encoding GNAT family N-acetyltransferase codes for MTTYTPPQRAATLADAPAISALMRASVLELFPRFYDERQTLSAAEHIASLDLRLIEDGTYFVHEADGEIVACGGWSRRNRTHAGAGDAADDDRPLDPAIEPARVRAMFVRADWTRRGLGRAILESCRLAAKAEGFSSLTLTATLPGVPLYLAFGFTEVERVTVTTPDGVDVPGAVMARDIDEPDSIEA; via the coding sequence ATGACGACCTACACGCCACCGCAGCGGGCGGCCACCCTCGCCGACGCGCCCGCCATCTCGGCGCTGATGCGGGCCTCGGTGCTGGAGTTGTTCCCCCGGTTCTACGACGAGCGGCAGACCCTCAGCGCGGCCGAACATATCGCGAGCCTCGATCTGCGGTTGATCGAAGACGGCACCTACTTCGTCCACGAGGCCGACGGCGAGATCGTCGCCTGCGGGGGTTGGAGCAGGCGCAACAGAACGCACGCCGGCGCGGGCGACGCGGCGGACGACGACCGCCCTCTCGATCCGGCCATCGAACCGGCGCGGGTGCGCGCCATGTTCGTCCGCGCCGACTGGACCCGGCGCGGGCTCGGGCGCGCGATCCTCGAGTCCTGCCGTCTCGCGGCGAAGGCAGAGGGCTTCAGCTCGCTCACCCTGACGGCGACGCTGCCCGGCGTCCCGCTGTACCTCGCGTTCGGCTTCACCGAGGTCGAACGGGTGACGGTGACGACGCCCGACGGCGTGGACGTGCCGGGCGCCGTGATGGCCAGGGACATCGACGAGCCGGATAGCATCGAAGCATGA
- a CDS encoding alpha/beta fold hydrolase, translating to MITDDGCELWTSATGRGEPILCCHGGPGLWDMFGTLDLGPRFRLIRWDQRGAGRSEARGPYTLERMVADVDAVREWHGLDRVPVLGHSWGAHLALLYALAHPERVSALVYVSGVGLGHEWHAEFKRNFERVLGEELRGEGRERAVRQWTADFVTDGERHAEAMATPWFPVNYEANAALSEEMRTVPEAELVAACRSLRVPTLIVDGMADTRPRWAVDSLEQALPSVTRVRFDGVGHVPWLEAPGEFRAAVTDFLAAS from the coding sequence GTGATCACCGACGACGGATGTGAACTGTGGACCTCGGCGACCGGCCGGGGTGAGCCGATCCTGTGCTGCCACGGCGGGCCCGGCCTGTGGGACATGTTCGGCACCCTCGACCTCGGTCCGCGATTCCGGTTGATCCGATGGGATCAGCGTGGTGCCGGGCGTTCGGAAGCACGCGGCCCGTACACACTCGAACGGATGGTCGCCGACGTTGACGCCGTCCGGGAATGGCATGGCCTGGATCGCGTCCCGGTCCTCGGGCATTCGTGGGGTGCGCACCTCGCCCTCCTGTACGCGCTCGCACATCCGGAACGAGTGAGCGCGCTCGTCTACGTGTCGGGTGTTGGCCTCGGGCACGAATGGCACGCGGAGTTCAAACGGAACTTCGAGCGGGTGCTGGGGGAGGAGCTCCGCGGGGAAGGCCGCGAACGCGCGGTACGGCAATGGACCGCCGATTTCGTGACCGACGGCGAGCGCCACGCCGAAGCGATGGCCACGCCTTGGTTTCCGGTCAACTACGAGGCGAACGCGGCGCTGAGCGAGGAGATGCGGACGGTGCCGGAGGCGGAACTCGTCGCGGCCTGCCGGTCGCTGCGGGTGCCGACGCTGATCGTGGACGGGATGGCGGACACCCGGCCACGGTGGGCCGTCGACTCGCTGGAGCAGGCGTTGCCTTCGGTGACCCGGGTGCGGTTCGACGGGGTCGGGCACGTGCCTTGGCTTGAGGCGCCTGGTGAATTCCGGGCCGCGGTGACCGATTTCCTCGCGGCCTCGTGA
- a CDS encoding MerR family transcriptional regulator, translated as MFGIGDFAKHGRVSVRMLRHYDAIGLLRPAHVDPFSGYRSYTGEQLARLNRVIALKDLGFTLTQVQEILDAEIGVDELRGMLRLRRAELEAAIAADEARLKAVEARLRSIESEGTMPSEDVVVKSLPAVRVAELTGTAGGYVNEEIGPVVQGLYKQLFGALGPITPSGPLIAYYEDDPDGERVLIHAAVPISAETDGTEGFSTVRLAEVATAATILHRGSMETVLSSYQALAKWVDAHGYRANGPAREFYLECPDDGDQWVTELQQPITKA; from the coding sequence ATGTTCGGTATCGGAGACTTCGCCAAGCACGGCCGGGTGTCGGTCCGGATGCTGCGTCACTACGACGCCATCGGGCTGCTGCGGCCCGCCCACGTCGACCCGTTCAGCGGCTACCGGTCCTACACCGGCGAGCAGCTGGCCAGGCTCAACCGGGTGATCGCGCTCAAGGACCTCGGCTTCACGCTCACCCAGGTGCAGGAGATCCTCGACGCGGAGATCGGCGTCGACGAGTTGCGCGGAATGCTGCGGCTGCGGCGTGCCGAACTCGAAGCGGCCATCGCGGCCGACGAGGCCCGGCTCAAGGCCGTCGAAGCGAGGCTCCGGTCGATCGAAAGCGAGGGAACCATGCCTTCCGAAGACGTCGTCGTCAAAAGCCTGCCCGCGGTGCGCGTCGCCGAGCTCACCGGGACGGCGGGCGGATACGTGAACGAGGAGATCGGGCCCGTCGTGCAAGGGCTCTACAAGCAACTGTTCGGTGCGCTCGGCCCGATCACGCCGTCCGGACCGCTCATCGCCTACTACGAGGACGACCCCGACGGCGAACGGGTGCTGATCCACGCCGCCGTCCCGATCTCGGCCGAAACCGACGGCACCGAAGGCTTCTCGACCGTCCGCCTCGCCGAAGTCGCGACCGCGGCGACGATCCTGCACCGCGGCTCGATGGAGACCGTGCTTTCCAGCTACCAGGCGCTGGCGAAATGGGTCGACGCGCACGGTTACCGCGCGAACGGCCCGGCGCGGGAGTTCTACCTCGAGTGCCCGGACGACGGGGACCAGTGGGTCACCGAGCTGCAGCAGCCGATCACCAAGGCCTGA
- a CDS encoding epoxide hydrolase family protein, protein MDTTPFRARIPEADLEDLRGRLRRARWPEEETVDDWSQGVPAAYLRELCSYWADSYDWRAAESRLNAFPQFRAEIDGLGIHYLHVRSPHPGALPLILTHGWPGSVFEFLDVLGPLTDPVAHGGDAADAFHVVVPSLPGYGFSDKPARAGWSIQRIADAWIHLMDGLGYERFGAQGGDWGTSITTLMGRKAPERLAGIHLSPPLAAPDPATFGELTESERKSLDDLEGAKADGSGYAIQQATRPQTIGYALADSPVALCAWIVEKFQAWTDCDGHPENALSRDAMLDDITLYWLTGTGASSARLYWESFAEVSGWFSESTVDTIAVPTGCSVFPREIPRPSRRWAERRFTDIRYWNEPDRGGHFGAFEQPGVFTEEVRSFFRLVR, encoded by the coding sequence ATGGACACCACGCCCTTCCGAGCCCGGATCCCGGAGGCCGATCTCGAAGACCTCCGCGGCCGGCTCCGTCGCGCCCGCTGGCCCGAGGAGGAGACCGTCGACGACTGGTCACAAGGCGTTCCCGCCGCTTACCTGCGCGAATTGTGCTCGTACTGGGCCGATTCGTACGACTGGCGAGCCGCGGAGTCCAGACTCAACGCGTTCCCCCAGTTCCGAGCCGAGATCGACGGGCTCGGCATCCACTACCTGCACGTCCGCTCCCCGCATCCCGGCGCGCTGCCGCTGATCCTCACCCATGGCTGGCCGGGTTCGGTCTTCGAGTTCCTCGACGTGCTCGGCCCGCTCACCGATCCGGTCGCCCACGGCGGGGACGCGGCGGACGCCTTCCACGTCGTCGTCCCGTCGCTGCCCGGGTACGGCTTCAGCGACAAACCCGCCCGCGCCGGCTGGTCGATCCAGCGCATCGCCGACGCGTGGATCCACCTCATGGACGGTCTGGGCTACGAGCGCTTCGGCGCCCAGGGTGGCGATTGGGGCACCAGCATCACCACGCTCATGGGGCGGAAGGCGCCCGAGCGGCTGGCGGGAATCCACCTCTCCCCGCCGCTGGCCGCGCCGGATCCGGCGACGTTCGGCGAACTGACCGAGTCGGAACGGAAATCGCTCGACGACCTCGAAGGCGCCAAGGCGGACGGTTCTGGTTACGCGATCCAGCAGGCGACGAGGCCGCAGACGATCGGTTACGCCCTGGCCGACTCGCCGGTCGCGTTGTGCGCGTGGATCGTCGAGAAGTTCCAGGCGTGGACCGATTGCGACGGCCATCCGGAGAACGCGCTGAGCCGGGACGCGATGCTCGACGACATCACGCTGTACTGGCTGACCGGCACCGGCGCCTCGTCCGCCCGCCTGTACTGGGAGAGTTTCGCCGAGGTGTCGGGCTGGTTCTCCGAATCCACTGTGGACACGATCGCCGTGCCGACGGGCTGTTCGGTCTTCCCGCGCGAGATCCCGCGTCCGTCCCGCCGGTGGGCCGAACGCCGGTTCACAGACATCCGGTACTGGAACGAACCGGACCGGGGCGGCCACTTCGGGGCGTTCGAGCAGCCCGGCGTCTTCACCGAGGAGGTGCGTTCGTTCTTCCGGCTCGTGCGGTGA
- a CDS encoding OFA family MFS transporter, with product MPDPRILRDHYGRRYRVGESDVDLLGKPRSWMSWLSWTAMFAAGIQQYGFGVVAPVLMATYGWTFPEVVVSFALWTVCQACVVYPVARLRERGMFPPAVAVIIGGVLCSTGMFTLGHASTLLTMFIGYSVLGGIGTGVVYATCVGTVMNWFPDRVPARVGAVSGAFAYGSVVFVLAGGFWLTEATRRPLLDVVAVAVLMMIASTAVLLRDPPPRWWPEHPDPRVWAADKVRNRGVAVNRPALREYRPSEVLRCPTAVAMYLIVVLAAAVLLFDVAYLATFVAAQGGGPVLAAVALAVLAGVTGAGRVLLGGLSDRLGRRRILRLALATGGIAQFVLLYAGHNAVGLVAGAALAGLGNGSCYSLLVSLVRDYFGEESALQNFGVLYSAKAVGALLGVGLAAFVVSTHGYLGAFAVAGALSVLGALLGGRLSQPGRPKSLLPAIR from the coding sequence ATGCCCGATCCTCGAATTCTGCGAGACCACTACGGCCGCCGGTATCGCGTCGGCGAAAGCGACGTGGACCTGCTCGGCAAGCCGCGGTCGTGGATGTCGTGGCTGAGCTGGACCGCGATGTTCGCCGCCGGGATCCAGCAGTACGGCTTCGGTGTCGTCGCGCCGGTCCTGATGGCCACCTACGGATGGACGTTCCCGGAAGTGGTCGTGTCCTTCGCGCTCTGGACGGTGTGCCAGGCGTGCGTGGTGTATCCGGTCGCCAGGCTGCGTGAGCGCGGGATGTTCCCGCCCGCGGTGGCGGTGATCATCGGCGGGGTGCTCTGTTCCACCGGCATGTTCACCTTGGGGCACGCGAGCACTCTGCTCACGATGTTCATCGGCTACTCGGTGCTCGGCGGGATCGGGACAGGCGTCGTCTACGCGACCTGCGTCGGCACGGTGATGAACTGGTTCCCCGATCGCGTCCCGGCCAGGGTCGGCGCCGTCAGCGGGGCTTTCGCCTATGGGAGCGTGGTTTTCGTGCTGGCCGGGGGTTTCTGGCTGACGGAGGCCACTCGGCGGCCGCTCCTGGACGTCGTCGCGGTGGCCGTGCTGATGATGATCGCGAGCACCGCGGTGCTGCTGCGTGATCCGCCGCCCCGATGGTGGCCGGAACACCCGGATCCGCGCGTGTGGGCGGCCGACAAGGTGCGCAATCGCGGCGTCGCGGTCAACCGGCCCGCCCTGCGCGAGTACCGGCCGTCGGAGGTGCTCCGGTGCCCGACCGCGGTGGCGATGTACCTCATCGTCGTGCTGGCCGCCGCGGTCCTGCTCTTCGACGTCGCTTATCTCGCGACGTTCGTCGCGGCGCAAGGAGGCGGGCCGGTACTGGCCGCCGTCGCGCTCGCGGTGCTCGCCGGGGTGACCGGCGCCGGACGGGTCCTGCTCGGCGGACTCTCCGACCGGCTCGGCCGCCGCCGGATCCTGCGCCTGGCCTTGGCCACGGGCGGGATCGCCCAGTTCGTCCTGCTCTACGCGGGCCACAACGCCGTGGGGCTTGTCGCCGGTGCCGCGTTGGCGGGGCTCGGCAACGGGAGTTGCTACTCGCTGCTGGTGTCCCTGGTCCGCGACTACTTCGGCGAGGAGTCCGCGCTGCAGAACTTCGGGGTGCTGTACTCCGCCAAAGCCGTCGGGGCACTGCTCGGAGTCGGCCTCGCCGCGTTCGTCGTGTCCACCCACGGCTATCTCGGCGCGTTCGCCGTCGCGGGCGCGCTGAGCGTTCTCGGTGCTCTGCTCGGCGGACGGCTTTCCCAGCCGGGACGGCCGAAATCACTGCTGCCCGCGATCCGCTGA
- the fdhD gene encoding formate dehydrogenase accessory sulfurtransferase FdhD: MGRVTSRRRVVRVVEGVPGARPDTLTVEEPLEIRVGGKPLTITMRTPGHDFDLAAGFLVGEGVSRSSDDIRSIRYCAGATADGSNTYNVLDVVLADGVAPPDASLERNFYTTSSCGLCGKASLDAVRTTATWPVDGDALVISPSTVAELPDRLRAAQLVFDRTGGLHAAGLFSATGELLCLREDVGRHNAVDKVVGWAARQGRLPLSGTVLMVSGRASFELVQKAVMAGIPVLAAVSAPSSLAVDLAAEMGLTLVGFLRGTSMNVYSRPDRLGLSIA, translated from the coding sequence ATGGGTCGGGTGACGAGCAGGCGGCGGGTGGTCCGCGTCGTGGAGGGCGTGCCCGGTGCCCGACCGGACACGCTGACCGTCGAAGAACCGCTGGAGATCCGCGTCGGCGGCAAACCCTTGACGATCACGATGCGCACTCCCGGTCACGACTTCGATCTCGCGGCCGGTTTCCTGGTGGGCGAAGGGGTTTCACGGTCGAGCGATGACATCCGGTCGATCCGGTACTGCGCGGGCGCGACGGCCGACGGGTCCAACACCTACAACGTGCTGGACGTCGTCCTCGCCGACGGCGTCGCTCCACCCGACGCCTCCTTGGAGCGCAACTTCTACACCACGTCGTCGTGTGGACTCTGCGGCAAGGCGAGCCTCGATGCCGTGCGGACGACCGCGACCTGGCCGGTGGACGGCGACGCTCTGGTGATCTCACCGTCCACAGTGGCCGAACTGCCGGATCGACTCCGCGCCGCGCAACTGGTCTTCGACCGCACCGGCGGGCTCCACGCGGCGGGTCTGTTCAGCGCGACCGGGGAGCTGCTGTGCCTGCGGGAAGACGTCGGCAGGCACAACGCCGTCGACAAGGTGGTCGGCTGGGCGGCACGCCAGGGGAGGCTCCCGCTGTCCGGGACGGTGCTGATGGTCAGCGGACGGGCGTCGTTCGAGCTGGTGCAGAAGGCGGTCATGGCCGGGATCCCGGTGCTGGCGGCGGTTTCCGCGCCGTCGTCGCTGGCCGTGGACCTCGCCGCGGAGATGGGCCTGACGTTGGTGGGGTTCCTGCGGGGCACGTCGATGAACGTCTACAGCCGCCCGGATCGCCTCGGCTTGTCCATCGCCTAG
- a CDS encoding beta-class carbonic anhydrase, producing MSEIDALLVNARAYKETVGDATRRPRRRIAVVACMDARISVYRLLGLREGEAHVIRNAGGAVTEDAIRSLTVSQRLLGTREIVLIHHHDCGMRMFTDTDFARQIEASTGIRPPWAAETFTDSAQDVRQCIARLRTSPFLLHTASVRGFVYDERTGKLSEVS from the coding sequence GTGAGCGAGATCGACGCGCTGCTGGTGAACGCGCGCGCCTACAAGGAAACCGTGGGCGACGCAACGAGGCGGCCGCGGCGGCGGATCGCCGTCGTGGCCTGCATGGACGCGCGGATCAGCGTGTACCGGCTGCTCGGGCTCCGCGAGGGCGAGGCACACGTCATCCGGAACGCGGGCGGCGCGGTGACCGAGGACGCGATCCGGTCCCTGACCGTGAGCCAGCGTCTGCTCGGCACCCGCGAGATCGTGCTCATCCACCATCACGACTGCGGGATGCGGATGTTCACCGACACCGATTTCGCCCGCCAGATCGAGGCGAGCACGGGGATCCGGCCGCCGTGGGCGGCGGAGACGTTCACCGACTCCGCTCAGGACGTCCGGCAGTGCATCGCACGGCTTCGGACGTCGCCGTTCCTGCTCCACACCGCGTCGGTACGCGGGTTCGTGTACGACGAGCGGACGGGGAAGCTCTCCGAAGTTTCCTAG
- the sucD gene encoding succinate--CoA ligase subunit alpha, with protein sequence MAIFLDEHSKVVVAGMTGAEGRKHTARMLAAGTNVVGGINPRKAGQDVLLSGRALPVFGSTAEAVAATGADVSVLFVPPPAVKDAVIEAVDACVGMAVVITEGVPVHDAAAFWAHAKESPTRVIGPNCPGVISPGRSNAGIIPDGITKPGRIGLVSKSGTLTYQLMHELREHGFSTCVGIGGDPIIGTTHIDVVEAFEKDSETDVIVLIGEIGGDAEERAAEYIRARVSKPVVGYIAGFTAPAGKTMGHAGAIVSGTGGTAEAKKKALEAAGIQVGRTPSETAAIVRETLLR encoded by the coding sequence ATGGCGATCTTCCTCGACGAGCACAGCAAGGTCGTCGTCGCGGGCATGACCGGCGCCGAAGGGCGCAAGCACACCGCGCGCATGCTGGCCGCGGGTACGAACGTCGTCGGCGGGATCAACCCGCGCAAAGCCGGACAGGACGTCCTGCTCTCCGGGCGCGCTCTGCCGGTGTTCGGCAGTACCGCCGAGGCCGTCGCGGCGACCGGCGCGGACGTCTCGGTGCTCTTCGTCCCGCCGCCCGCGGTGAAGGACGCCGTCATCGAGGCCGTCGACGCCTGCGTCGGGATGGCGGTCGTCATCACCGAAGGGGTTCCGGTGCACGACGCGGCCGCTTTCTGGGCACACGCGAAGGAAAGCCCGACACGGGTGATCGGGCCGAACTGCCCGGGTGTGATCAGCCCCGGCCGGTCCAACGCCGGCATCATCCCGGACGGGATCACGAAACCCGGCAGGATCGGGCTGGTCTCGAAATCCGGCACGCTGACCTATCAGTTGATGCACGAACTGCGCGAACACGGGTTTTCGACCTGCGTCGGCATCGGCGGCGACCCGATCATCGGCACCACGCACATCGACGTCGTCGAGGCGTTCGAAAAGGACTCCGAGACCGACGTGATCGTGCTCATCGGCGAGATCGGCGGCGACGCCGAGGAACGGGCCGCCGAGTACATCCGGGCGAGGGTGAGCAAACCCGTCGTCGGCTACATCGCCGGATTCACCGCGCCGGCGGGCAAGACGATGGGACACGCCGGCGCGATCGTGTCCGGGACCGGCGGAACGGCCGAAGCGAAGAAGAAGGCGCTGGAGGCGGCCGGGATCCAGGTCGGCCGCACGCCGAGCGAGACCGCGGCGATCGTCCGGGAAACCCTCCTCCGGTGA
- the sucC gene encoding ADP-forming succinate--CoA ligase subunit beta yields MDLFEHEARDLFERHGVPVPRGKVATTPESARAVAAELGGSVVVKAQVKTGGRGKAGGVKVVHSPDDAEQAAEDILGMDITGHLVHQVLVTEASAIAEEYYLSFLLDRAARTFLAMASAEGGMDIETVAATKPGALARIPVDPLTGVDTALANRIVKAAGLPTAAADAVCALWTVFTEEDATLVEVNPLVLTTDGTVVAVDGKVTLDANAAFRQPSHAGFVDSPDENPLERRAREAGLNYVKLDGDIGVIGNGAGLVMSTLDVVAAAAAEAGARGPANFLDIGGGASAEIMAAGLGVILDDEQVRSVFVNVFGGITACDAVAAGIVRALALLGDRAAKPLVVRLDGNNVAEGRRILVEAAHPLVTLVDTMDDAASAVAKLAAAEPEA; encoded by the coding sequence GTGGACCTTTTCGAGCACGAGGCACGGGATCTCTTCGAGCGGCACGGCGTCCCGGTCCCCCGGGGAAAGGTCGCCACCACACCGGAATCCGCGAGGGCGGTCGCCGCCGAACTGGGTGGATCCGTCGTGGTCAAGGCACAGGTGAAGACCGGCGGACGCGGTAAAGCCGGCGGTGTGAAAGTCGTCCACTCCCCCGACGACGCCGAACAGGCCGCCGAGGACATCCTCGGCATGGACATCACGGGACACCTCGTCCACCAGGTGCTCGTCACCGAAGCCAGCGCGATCGCCGAGGAGTACTACCTCTCCTTCCTGCTCGACCGGGCCGCCCGGACCTTCCTCGCGATGGCGTCGGCCGAAGGCGGGATGGACATCGAGACGGTCGCGGCCACGAAACCCGGGGCGCTGGCCCGGATCCCCGTCGATCCGCTGACCGGTGTGGACACCGCCCTGGCGAACCGGATCGTCAAAGCCGCCGGGCTGCCCACCGCCGCCGCGGACGCGGTGTGTGCACTGTGGACGGTCTTCACCGAGGAAGACGCCACGCTCGTCGAGGTCAACCCGCTCGTGCTGACCACGGACGGGACGGTCGTCGCGGTCGACGGGAAGGTCACCCTCGACGCCAACGCCGCGTTCCGGCAGCCGTCCCACGCCGGGTTCGTCGATTCGCCGGACGAGAACCCGCTCGAACGCAGGGCCAGGGAGGCCGGGCTCAACTACGTCAAACTGGACGGCGACATCGGCGTGATCGGCAACGGCGCCGGCCTGGTGATGTCCACTTTGGACGTCGTGGCCGCGGCCGCGGCGGAAGCGGGCGCCCGAGGGCCCGCGAACTTCCTCGACATCGGCGGCGGCGCGTCGGCCGAGATCATGGCGGCCGGGCTCGGCGTCATCCTGGACGACGAACAGGTGCGCAGCGTCTTCGTCAACGTCTTCGGCGGGATCACCGCTTGCGACGCCGTCGCCGCCGGGATCGTCCGCGCGCTCGCCCTGCTAGGCGACCGCGCGGCCAAACCGCTCGTGGTGCGGCTCGACGGCAACAACGTCGCCGAAGGCAGGCGGATCCTCGTCGAGGCAGCGCATCCCCTGGTGACCCTGGTGGACACGATGGACGACGCCGCTTCCGCGGTGGCGAAACTGGCGGCCGCGGAACCGGAGGCGTGA
- a CDS encoding thiamine pyrophosphate-binding protein: MAPTTGTAAGDTATKATTNGSEPAPDLISGGHLVAKALKAEGVDTIFTLCGGHIIDIYDGCVDEGIEVIDVRHEQVAAHAADGYARITGRPGCAVVTAGPGTTDAVTGVANALRAESPMLLIGGQGALTQHKMGSLQDLPHVDMMAPITKFSATVPHTARVADLVSMAFRECYHGAPGPSFLEIPRDVLDAKVPVDKARIPTEGRYRASTRNAGDPADIEKLADLLVHAKKPAILLGSQVWTTRATGPATELVHGLNIPAYMNGAGRGTLPPGDPHHFQLSRRYAFDNADVIVIVGTPFDFRMGYGKRLSPDATVVQIDLDYRTVGKNRDVDLGIVGDAGQVLAAVAEAATGRVDNGAVARKVWLEELQDVEAKAKQKRLPLQHSDASPIHPYRLVHEINEFLTEDSLYIGDGGDIVTFSGQVVQPKSPGHWMDPGPLGTLGVGIPFVLAAKHARPEKEVVALFGDGAFSLTGWDFETLVRFNLPFVGIVGNNSSMNQIRYGQAAKYGLGRERVGNTLGDVPYDEFARMLGGHGEAVRDPADIGPALLRARESGKPSLINVWIDPDVYAPGTMNQTMYK; encoded by the coding sequence ATGGCGCCAACGACCGGCACCGCTGCGGGGGACACCGCGACGAAGGCCACCACCAACGGTTCCGAACCCGCCCCGGACCTGATCTCCGGCGGCCACCTGGTGGCCAAGGCGCTCAAGGCGGAGGGCGTCGACACGATCTTCACGTTGTGCGGCGGGCACATCATCGACATCTACGACGGCTGCGTCGACGAGGGCATCGAAGTCATCGACGTCCGGCACGAGCAGGTCGCGGCGCACGCGGCCGACGGCTACGCGCGGATCACCGGCCGTCCCGGCTGCGCGGTCGTCACCGCGGGGCCGGGGACCACGGACGCCGTCACCGGTGTCGCGAACGCGCTGCGCGCCGAGAGCCCCATGCTGCTCATCGGCGGGCAAGGAGCGCTGACGCAGCACAAGATGGGCTCACTGCAGGATCTCCCGCACGTCGACATGATGGCGCCGATCACCAAGTTCTCCGCGACCGTCCCGCATACCGCGCGGGTCGCGGATCTGGTCTCGATGGCGTTCCGCGAGTGCTACCACGGCGCGCCCGGTCCGTCCTTTTTGGAGATTCCCAGGGACGTCCTCGACGCGAAGGTCCCGGTGGACAAGGCGCGGATCCCCACCGAGGGCCGCTACCGGGCGTCCACCCGGAACGCCGGCGACCCGGCCGACATCGAGAAACTCGCGGACCTGCTGGTCCACGCGAAGAAGCCGGCCATCCTGCTCGGCAGCCAGGTGTGGACGACCCGTGCCACCGGACCGGCGACCGAGCTGGTGCACGGGCTGAACATCCCGGCGTACATGAACGGCGCCGGCCGCGGCACGCTGCCGCCCGGCGATCCGCACCACTTCCAGCTCTCGCGCCGGTACGCCTTCGACAACGCCGACGTGATCGTCATCGTCGGCACGCCGTTCGACTTCCGGATGGGCTACGGCAAACGGCTCTCGCCGGACGCGACCGTCGTGCAGATCGACCTCGACTACCGCACCGTCGGGAAGAACCGGGACGTCGACCTCGGCATCGTCGGCGACGCGGGTCAAGTGCTGGCCGCGGTCGCGGAGGCGGCCACCGGGCGAGTCGACAACGGTGCCGTCGCGCGCAAGGTCTGGTTGGAAGAACTGCAGGACGTGGAGGCGAAGGCGAAACAGAAGCGCCTGCCGCTGCAGCATTCCGACGCGAGCCCGATCCACCCGTACCGGCTGGTGCACGAGATCAACGAATTCCTCACCGAGGATTCGCTCTACATCGGCGACGGCGGCGACATCGTGACGTTCTCCGGCCAGGTCGTCCAGCCGAAGTCGCCGGGACATTGGATGGACCCCGGGCCGCTCGGCACACTCGGCGTCGGGATCCCGTTCGTCCTCGCCGCGAAGCACGCGCGGCCGGAGAAGGAGGTCGTCGCCCTCTTCGGCGACGGCGCGTTCAGCCTGACCGGCTGGGACTTCGAAACCTTGGTGCGTTTCAACCTGCCGTTCGTCGGCATCGTCGGCAACAACTCCTCGATGAACCAGATCCGGTACGGCCAGGCGGCGAAGTACGGCCTCGGCCGGGAACGTGTCGGCAACACACTCGGCGACGTCCCCTACGACGAATTCGCCCGGATGCTCGGCGGGCACGGCGAGGCCGTGCGCGACCCCGCAGACATCGGCCCGGCGCTGCTGCGGGCCCGCGAGTCCGGAAAGCCTTCGCTGATCAACGTTTGGATCGACCCGGACGTGTACGCGCCCGGAACCATGAACCAGACCATGTACAAGTAG